One Oreochromis niloticus isolate F11D_XX linkage group LG16, O_niloticus_UMD_NMBU, whole genome shotgun sequence genomic window carries:
- the rprma gene encoding protein reprimo A yields the protein MNNTGFNQTEGGLFNKTEEFFCCNFSSVVTDNGFVAAAPDERSLFIMRVVQIAVMCVLSLTVVFGIFFLGCNLLIKSEGMINFLVTDRRPSKEAEAVIVGAY from the coding sequence ATGAATAACACCGGCTTCAACCAAACAGAGGGCGGCCTATTCAACAAgacagaggagtttttttgCTGCAACTTTTCATCCGTGGTGACTGATAATGGCTTTGTGGCAGCCGCTCCGGATGAGAGGAGCCTCTTCATCATGAGGGTGGTCCAGATAGCCGTCATGTGCGTTTTATCCCTCACGGTGGTGTTTGGCATATTTTTCTTAGGCTGCAACCTCCTCATAAAGTCAGAGGGGATGATTAACTTTTTGGTAACGGACAGAAGACCGTCAAAAGAAGCGGAAGCAGTTATTGTTGGAGCCTACTGA